In the Sarcophilus harrisii chromosome 1, mSarHar1.11, whole genome shotgun sequence genome, one interval contains:
- the LOC116420889 gene encoding zinc finger protein OZF-like, which yields MLSSVEKSPRPVKTLPIPRQQMEPKESVTSGFPMSPIQEPVTFQDVAVDFTCEEWRVLEPAQRALHRNVMLDNYQDLHSVGIPVSSLDLISVLEKQEAALSPKSRDSSGSHQDLLTVHQRTHTGEKPFVCKECGKGFSQRNDLTVHQRIHTGEKPFLCNECGKAFSRRGNLTVHQRIHTGEKPFICNECGKAFTHKEGLIVHQRTHTGEKPFVCNECGKGFSRRSILITHQKIHTGDKPFVCNECGKAFSRRDGLTVHQRTHAGEKPFVCNECGKSYREKNNLTIHQRVHTGDKLSVCNECGKGFSRRSILITHQKIHTGDKPLVCNECGKAFIHRGALIVHQRTHTGEKPFVCNECGKAFSCRGALTVHQRTHPGEKTFICNVCGKGFTRGSSLITHQKIHTKEK from the coding sequence ATGTTgagctcagtggagaagtccccaaGACCTGTGAAGACTCTGCCCATCCCCAGGCAGCAGATGGAGCCCAAGGAGAGTGTGACTTCTGGTTTTCCCATGTCCCCCATTCAGGAACCAGTGACCTTCCAGGATGTGGCTGTGGACTTCACCTGTGAGGAGTGGAGGGTCTTGGAGCCTGCCCAGAGGGCCCTGCACAGGAACGTGATGCTGGACAACTACCAGGACCTGCACTCCGTGGGGATTCCTGTTTCTAGTCTGGATCTGATCTCTGTGTTGGAGAAGCAAGAAGCAGCCTTGAGTCCCAAGAGCAGAGACTCCAGTGGGTCCCATCAAGATTtacttactgtacatcagagaacccacactggagagaaaccctttgtgTGTAAGGAATGTGGGAAAGGTTTTAGTCAGAGAAACGATCTCACCgttcatcagagaattcatacaggAGAAAAACCCTTTCTATGTAATGAATGCGGAAAAGCCTTCAGCCGTCGAGGAaatcttactgtacatcagagaattcacactggagagaaaccctttatatgtaatgagtgtgggaaagccttcaccCATAAAGAAGGCcttattgtacatcagagaactcacactggagagaaaccctttgtaTGTAATGAGTGTGGGAAAGGCTTTAGTAGAAGGTCTATTCTTATTACtcatcagaaaattcatactggagacaAACCCTTtgtatgtaatgaatgtggaaaagccttcagccGTCGAGACGgccttactgtacatcagagaactcacgctggagagaaaccttttgtatgtaatgaatgtgggaaaagttATAGGGAGAAGAACAAtctcactattcatcagagagtTCACACTGGAGATAAACTCTCTGTATGTAATGAGTGTGGGAAAGGCTTTAGTAGAAGGTCTATCCTTATTACtcatcagaaaattcatactggagacaAACCCTTGGTATGTAATGAGTGTGGAAAAGCCTTCATCCATCGAGGAGCTCTTATTGTACATCAGAGGactcacactggagagaaaccttttgtatgtaatgaatgtggaaaagccttcagctGTCGAGGAGcccttactgtacatcagagaactCACCCTGGAGAGAAAACCTTTATATGTAATGTATGTGGGAAAGGCTTTACTAGGGGGTCTAGCCTTATTACtcatcagaaaattcatactaaagagaaatag